Proteins encoded together in one Tenuifilum sp. 4138str window:
- a CDS encoding gliding motility-associated C-terminal domain-containing protein codes for MIKDITSTAATIAIAMLLPCLSFSQNFEADSVFTWQLVETNNIGSQSTLKFIPRTGVTPTGWDFGDSNTSTEVAPTHTYSYTSWDDSVTVTLNYTLNGESLSHSREIPVSPAFFFVFPDRNLGRLASYKRIFLNAYRIPNHPDSLGNLRFTWTVDGSPLAGNAFDDVALDQWPNIYYTFTTAGLHQVKLNVRNSNSGQTAEFTQTIRVLPDFTSGKVPLENIPNVFTPNSDGVNDNFIVPTSGTAWFDFRIFSRSGGLIYKAESSVLVWDGKNNQGTDMPEGVYYYVIEDLSGQYESAKGFVYLFRGKK; via the coding sequence ATGATTAAAGATATTACCTCAACTGCAGCAACCATTGCAATAGCAATGCTTTTACCATGCCTAAGTTTTTCACAAAATTTTGAAGCCGATTCGGTTTTCACATGGCAACTAGTTGAAACAAACAACATCGGAAGCCAATCAACCCTAAAGTTTATACCCAGAACAGGCGTAACACCAACAGGTTGGGATTTTGGGGACTCCAACACATCGACCGAGGTTGCGCCCACACACACATACTCCTATACAAGCTGGGACGATAGTGTAACCGTTACCCTGAACTATACCCTGAATGGCGAAAGCCTATCGCACTCACGCGAGATTCCTGTTAGCCCTGCTTTCTTTTTTGTTTTCCCCGATAGAAATTTAGGCCGTCTTGCCTCGTACAAACGCATTTTCCTTAATGCTTACCGAATACCCAACCACCCCGATAGCTTGGGAAACCTCCGCTTCACCTGGACGGTTGATGGTAGCCCTTTGGCCGGAAACGCTTTCGACGATGTAGCGCTCGACCAGTGGCCAAACATTTACTATACCTTTACCACTGCAGGGTTACATCAGGTAAAGCTTAATGTGCGTAATTCAAACAGCGGACAAACAGCCGAGTTTACTCAAACAATAAGAGTCCTGCCCGACTTTACTAGCGGAAAGGTTCCGCTTGAAAATATCCCTAACGTATTTACCCCTAACTCCGACGGGGTAAACGATAACTTCATTGTACCCACCAGCGGCACGGCATGGTTCGATTTTCGTATATTTTCCCGTTCAGGTGGGTTAATTTACAAGGCTGAATCGAGTGTTCTGGTTTGGGATGGCAAGAACAACCAAGGTACCGATATGCCCGAAGGGGTTTACTACTACGTTATCGAAGACCTTTCCGGGCAATATGAAAGCGCTAAAGGTTTTGTATACCTATTTAGAGGGAAAAAGTAA
- a CDS encoding AI-2E family transporter — MNQLVRYIIIGFVVALVAFLVWYFSSIVAYILISAVLSLMGKPIVDFISSIRIRNWSPPRFLGATIALITIWILFIAFFRVMIPLVIAQFNELGSIDVQSLVASFAEPINSIQQFIQNYLPASAQGFVLQDFLITKISGIFTVSMITNAFSSTANLLISLIIALFSISFITFFFLKDDTLFFKSVILLFPEKYEMQITRALVSINKLLRRYFVGIVIESTAIMVLDTIGLTIIGVRFQTAVVVGLIAGIMNVVPYVGPLTGTVLGTLIVLATQLHLGFTANMLTFTILVVSVFLITQLIDNVVFQPLIYGNSVKAHPLEIFIVLLVAGSVAGILGMLLAIPSYTVIRVFAKEFFNNFRVVQKLTEKI, encoded by the coding sequence ATGAACCAGCTTGTGCGGTATATCATTATTGGATTTGTAGTAGCACTGGTTGCTTTTTTGGTTTGGTACTTTTCATCAATAGTAGCCTACATACTCATATCGGCAGTGCTTAGCCTAATGGGTAAGCCCATTGTCGATTTTATTTCTTCAATCAGAATCAGAAACTGGTCACCACCCCGTTTTTTGGGAGCCACCATTGCCCTCATTACAATCTGGATACTTTTCATAGCATTCTTCAGGGTAATGATTCCACTTGTAATTGCACAGTTCAACGAGTTGGGGTCAATTGATGTACAAAGCCTAGTGGCATCGTTTGCCGAACCTATTAATTCCATTCAACAATTCATTCAAAACTACTTGCCGGCAAGCGCCCAAGGATTTGTGCTGCAGGATTTTTTGATAACAAAAATATCGGGGATTTTTACGGTTTCAATGATAACTAATGCCTTCTCATCCACGGCTAACCTGCTAATCAGCCTGATTATTGCCTTGTTTTCCATAAGCTTCATAACTTTCTTTTTCCTTAAGGACGACACGCTTTTTTTTAAAAGCGTAATTCTGCTATTCCCTGAAAAATACGAAATGCAAATAACTCGAGCGCTGGTTAGTATAAACAAGCTCCTGCGTCGCTACTTTGTGGGTATAGTAATTGAGAGCACTGCAATAATGGTGCTCGACACCATTGGGCTTACCATTATTGGCGTTCGATTTCAAACAGCAGTGGTGGTTGGATTAATTGCAGGTATAATGAATGTAGTACCTTATGTAGGGCCACTTACAGGAACAGTGCTTGGTACGCTCATAGTATTGGCTACACAGCTTCACCTAGGGTTTACAGCCAACATGCTTACATTTACAATCCTGGTAGTTTCGGTATTCCTAATTACCCAACTTATCGACAATGTTGTTTTTCAACCATTAATTTACGGAAACAGTGTAAAAGCTCATCCCCTTGAAATTTTTATTGTTCTTCTGGTTGCTGGTAGTGTTGCTGGAATACTTGGAATGTTGCTTGCCATACCAAGCTATACAGTAATTCGTGTTTTTGCTAAGGAATTTTTTAATAATTTTAGGGTTGTTCAAAAATTAACCGAAAAGATATAG